The following proteins are encoded in a genomic region of Glycine soja cultivar W05 chromosome 17, ASM419377v2, whole genome shotgun sequence:
- the LOC114393747 gene encoding tubulin beta chain-like: MREILHVQGGQCGNQIGSKFWEVICDEHGIDPTGKYTGDEASDLQLERINVYYNEASGGRYVPRAVLMDLEPGTMDSIRSGPYGKIFRPDNFVFGQSGAGNNWAKGHYTEGAELIDSVLDVVRKEAENCDCLQGFQVCHSLGGGTGSGMGTLLISKIREEYPDRMMLTFSVFPSPKVSDTVVEPYNATLSVHQLVENADECMVLDNEALYDICFRTLKLTTPSFGDLNHLISATMSGVTCCLRFPGQLNSDLRKLAVNLIPFPRLHFFMVGFAPLTSRGSQQYVSLTVPELTQQMWDAKNMMCAADPRHGRYLTASAMFRGKMSTKEVDEQMINVQNKNSSYFVEWIPNNVKSSVCDIPPRNLKMSCTFIGNSTSIQEMFRRVSEQFTAMYRRKAFLHWYTGEGMDEMEFTEAESNMNDLVAEYQQYQDATADEDEYDEEEVEEGEQAY, translated from the exons ATGAGGGAGATATTGCACGTGCAAGGTGGGCAATGCGGGAACCAAATCGGTTCCAAGTTCTGGGAAGTGATATGCGACGAACACGGCATCGACCCCACCGGAAAGTACACCGGCGACGAGGCCTCCGATCTCCAACTGGAGAGGATCAACGTCTACTACAATGAGGCCTCCGGCGGAAGGTACGTTCCCCGGGCCGTCCTCATGGATCTGGAGCCCGGCACCATGGACAGCATCAGATCCGGCCCATACGGCAAGATCTTCAGGCCCGACAACTTCGTCTTCGGCCAGTCCGGCGCCGGCAACAATTGGGCCAAGGGCCACTACACCGAAGGTGCCGAGTTGATCGATTCCGTCCTCGACGTCGTTCGCAAAGAGGCCGAGAATTGTGACTGCTTACAAG GTTTTCAAGTGTGTCACTCACTTGGAGGAGGCACGGGTTCTGGCATGGGAACACTGTTGATATCGAAGATCAGGGAGGAGTACCCGGACAGAATGATGCTTACTTTCTCTGTTTTTCCATCTCCAAAGGTCTCTGACACGGTTGTGGAGCCTTACAATGCTACTTTGTCCGTTCACCAACTAGTGGAGAATGCAGATGAGTGCATGGTTCTTGACAATGAAGCACTCTATGACATTTGCTTCAGGACCTTAAAACTCACCACTCCTAGTT TTGGTGATCTGAACCACCTGATATCTGCAACAATGAGTGGAGTGACCTGTTGCTTGAGGTTCCCTGGACAACTGAACTCCGACCTGAGGAAGCTAGCAGTGAACCTGATCCCATTCCCACGTCTCCACTTCTTCATGGTGGGGTTTGCACCTCTCACCTCACGCGGGTCTCAGCAGTACGTGTCCCTCACTGTCCCCGAACTCACCCAGCAAATGTGGGACGCCAAGAACATGATGTGTGCCGCCGATCCCCGCCATGGCCGTTACCTGACAGCATCAGCCATGTTCAGGGGAAAGATGAGCACCAAGGAAGTGGACGAGCAAATGATCAACGTGCAGAACAAGAACTCGTCCTACTTCGTTGAGTGGATTCCCAACAACGTTAAGTCGAGTGTGTGTGACATCCCTCCGAGGAACTTGAAGATGTCGTGCACTTTCATTGGAAACTCCACCTCAATTCAGGAGATGTTCAGAAGGGTGAGTGAGCAATTCACTGCAATGTACAGGCGCAAGGCCTTCTTGCACTGGTACACTGGTGAAGGAATGGACGAAATGGAGTTCACTGAGGCAGAGAGCAACATGAACGATTTGGTGGCAGAGTACCAGCAATATCAGGATGCTACTGCTGATGAGGATGAGTACGATGAGGAGGAGGTTGAGGAGGGGGAACAAGCTTACTAG